One segment of Chelonia mydas isolate rCheMyd1 chromosome 13, rCheMyd1.pri.v2, whole genome shotgun sequence DNA contains the following:
- the CEBPE gene encoding CCAAT/enhancer-binding protein epsilon: MSQGGFYDCERAPPRPMASELGALGEHEGSIDLAAYIGDEQLLSELLQGPPQRAPKSTPYPGYLQGEPWGYGAAHKGYGTLVKEEPRGAEPGRRSGYNPLPFQVAHCGQTAISLPPGGAGPALRTLKGPPCSPLLASPGPGKGKKAVNKDSLEYRLRRERNNIAVRKSRDKAKRRVLETQQRVLELAAENERLQSRVAQLSQELDTLRALFRQVPEAAVLGKGLGACS, from the exons ATGTCGCAGGGGGGGTTCTACGATTGCGAGCGGGCCCCCCCCCGTCCCATGGCGTCAGAGCTGGGGGCACTCGGGGAGCATGAGGGCTCCATCGACCTGGCTGCCTACATTGGTGATGAGCAGCTGCTGTCGGAGCTTCTGCAGGGCCCCCCGCAGCGGGCACCGAAGAGCACCCCCTACCCGGGCTACCTgcagggggagccctggggctacGGGGCTGCCCACAAGGGCTACGGCACCCTGGTGAAGGAGGAGCCACGGGGGGCTGAGCCCGGGCGCCGCAGTGGCTacaaccccctgcccttccagGTGGCACATTGCGGGCAAACGGCCATcagcctgcccccagggggtgccgGCCCGGCCCTGCGCACGCTCAAG GGCCCCCCCtgcagcccgctgctggcctcgCCGGGCccggggaaggggaagaaggcgGTGAACAAGGACAGCCTGGAGTACCGGCTGCGCCGGGAGCGGAACAACATCGCCGTGCGCAAGAGCCGGGACAAGGCCAAGCGGCGGGTGCTGGAGACGCAGCAGCGGGTGCTGGAGCTGGCGGCGGAGAACGAGCGGCTGCAGAGCCGGGTGGCGCAGCTGAGCCAGGAGCTCGACACGCTCCGGGCCCTTTTCCGCCAGGTGCCCGAGGCCGCCGtgctgggcaaggggctgggggccTGCAGCTGA
- the C13H14orf119 gene encoding uncharacterized protein C14orf119 homolog → MAGRPLPAHGAAQEMRCVLHWFSGWAPPQRQHFLRDLLAKAVPGKLRPLLEGLEALSLSGAPAPPPSLFQCQLRLWDQWFRGWSEPERNHFLARLEQVDPDFAAHFYCQLAATAGQE, encoded by the coding sequence ATGGCGGGGCGCCCCCTGCCGGCGCACGGGGCGGCCCAGGAGATGCGTTGTGTCCTGCACTGGTTCTCGGGCTGGGCACCACCCCAGCGCCAGCACTTCCTGCGTGACCTGCTGGCCAAGGCTGTGCCTGGCAagctgcgccccctgctggaggggctggaggcGCTGAGCCTCTCTggggctcctgccccacccccctccctcttccAGTGCCAGCTGCGCCTCTGGGACCAGTGGTTCCGGGGCTGGAGCGAGCCGGAGCGCAACCACTTCCTGGCCCGGCTGGAGCAGGTCGACCCGGACTTCGCCGCCCACTTCTACTGCCAGCTGGCGGCCACTGCTGGGCAGGAGTAG